A segment of the Candidatus Protochlamydia naegleriophila genome:
AGTTTTCTTGCAAGCGTTCTTGTTGCTCCTTTAGCAATTGATTATCATTCGAAAGGCCATCTAAAATAGATCTAAGCCTTTGCGCTTCCAATTCTAATGCCCGTTGTTCGACTAAAATAGCCTCTTTTTGCTGCGCCAGTTCTTCAATCTTTTCTTTTAGAGTTTGATTATTTAGTTCAATGGCCTGCTTGTCTTCTTCTACACGCGCCAGTTTCGTTTTAATGTCAGAGAAAAGATGTTTGAGTTGTTCATTCTCTTGATTGGAAGAATCTATGAGCTGATGCATGGCTTGATTGTTGAGCCGAACTTGCTCTAATTGAAGAGTCAGTGTCTGTATTTTCTCGCTAGATTGGATCTGGGCTAAATGGAGCTCCTCTGAAGTGGTTAATAAGGCTGCATTGTCCTGCTTAAGAAGAGAGAGTCTTCCTTCCAGTTCGTATACTTTTTTTTCTGACACTAGATGGTCTTCTTGCAAGTTCTCGGCAAAAGCCCTGAGTTGCTCCCGTTCATGCGCTAAACTATTTACTTTTTCCGTTAAACGCAGGAGTTCGCTATTTAAAGTTTTTTGTTCCTCCTCGAAAACGGTCACCCGTTGCGTAAATGTTCCATTTTCCAGGGTCAATTGGTCGATGCGGTCGATCAAATCTTTTATGGTGCGAGACGCCTTTTCCTTATCGACTATGCAAGCTGAGTTTGATGAGAGCAAAAGCTGACTCTCTTTTTCTAGTTCCTCTATGTAGCGCCTTTGTAATAGACAAACGTCTTGAAGTGCTTCCAAATTGGGAGGAATAGATGGCATTGACATGAGGGCCCTCTCTTATTGATCGTTAAAGAACCAGGACTCTTATTATAGGGGCAATAAAGGGGATGGAATGAGGAATGTTCAAAAAGTGCGTTATAGTATTTTTTTTAATTTAAAAAAAGCCAAACCCTTGTTGAATACGCAAAAAACTAAAAATCAATATTTTGTGTTTTGAGACTGAAGTTGAGAAGTTGTTGGCGATTTAATCTCGTGAGAAACAAGTTTTATTTATTAAACAATTCACTGAATCTTTACAATGTTTTTTTTATTGATCTTAATTAAATTAATATTTAAAATATGAGTCTTAATTAATATAAAAACTTAAATATCTAGGATACGCATGAAGATTCAAATGGAGAGTATTCAAACTCAAGTTTATGGGATTTATCAAGCAGCCGCCTCTAAATTAGAGGCTGGTGCGAAAGCGACAGGGCGGTTAGTGGTGAGCTTGGCCGGAGAAACGCGTGATTATACAATAAAAGGGCTTAATTTTGCATCGGCGCAGCTAAAAGTGCTTGCCGAAAAGATTGGGGTCGCAGCCAGAGCGATCGGAAGCTTGGCTGCAAGAGCGGCTGGCGGACTTTATGATTGTACTTTAAAAGGAATGACTTTTATTGCGACGCAAACAAGAGCTGGTGCTGCGAAGGTTAGTACTGTTGTTAAAGCGCTTGTTGCAACTTTTGGAGAGTGGGCAAATGCAGTAGGACGATTAGTCTTGAGCGTGGCTGGTGCAGTGCGTGAATGTGTAGTAAAGGGATTTGCCATTGCATCCCAGCAGTTAAAAGCGCTTGCTGAAAAGATTGGAGTTGCGGCTAGAGCGATCGGAAGATTAGCTGCAAGATTAGCTGCAAGAGTAGCTGGCGGACTTTCTGATTACACGTCACGGGCGATGACTTTTATTGCGACGCAGATGAAAGCTTGTGCTACTGCTACCCGATCTGCAGCAAAATCTGGAGCTGAAAAGGTAAGTGCCATTTATAAAGTGGTTGCAGCAAAAGTTGGAGCTTGGGCTCAGGCTACAGGCAAGTTGGCAGTAAAATTGGGGGGGCATGTTCGCGAATACACCCTCAAGGCTGTGAAAGTTACATCTCAACAACTCCAAAATCCGCGCTATGCCTTCGCTGCAGTGATTGCATCGAACATTGTATTCCTCGAGATCATGCTCAAGGCTTTTGGGATTGTGGACAATCTTTTAAACAAGACTCGACTAAGAGATGGCAATGTGGGTTCGAAGGCTCAAACATTCAAAGAAATTTCGCTCTTAACTGGCGCAGTCGGCAGCTTAGTCGCCTTAAACATGGCTTTTGCAAGCATTTTGAAGCCAAATATTAGCCCGCAAGCCTATCTCGTAACAAGTGTGGCGAGTTGCATTAGTTATATTGCTTTACGCCTTGTTTTGGCCCACTACAAGCAGCCAGTTGTTTCTCCTGTGAGACCTGCGGTAGTATTAAATTTTTAAGTTGTAATCGCCATATGAGGAAAGTGTGAAGATTAGTTTTAATTTAATCCCCGAAGGGGTTCGAAATGCCTACAACAGCGCTGCAGTACGTGTAGGCTATCTTAAAAATTTTGTGGTTAAGGTCATCGATCAAGCATCAAGCCATGTACAAGATCGAGAGTATGCCTTTGTTGCTATGACTCTAACGTGCGTGGCTTCTGGCGAGCTATCTATAAGGGTTGCGCGAGTCGCAGGTGAGGTATATGAGCTCGCTTTTGGCAGGTATGCGGGCTTATCAAATGCTCAAAAAAATCGTTTAGCCCTTGGTTTAGGCGGGATAATAGCGCTTACTTATTCGGCAACCAATTATGCCGTTTACAAGGCTCTACGCATGCCGCTAACTCCTTGGGAGTTCGTTGCTGTTAATGTGTGTTCTGCGGTCCTTTTTTACTTCGCAAAGACAAAGACAGAATGTTGCCGTTAGTGGTGAATGTGTTTTAGATATATAAAAATAAGATTCTTTTGAGATCTTCATATTTCAAAAGAGAGTTAACTGTAATTTGAGGAATTTTTATGACCCATGCAATTGTGAATCAAGGAATTGATTGGACAGCTATTAAAAGCGGCCTATTAACAGGATTAGAAATAGCTTCTAACAAAGCCAGCCAACTGAAAGATGCGGCTGGTGTCTTAGGCGGGCGCTTAGTGACAGTGATTAAATCTGGTATGGAGCAAGCAGCCCCTTATTTACAAAATAAATACATTGCGGCTGGCTCGCTATTTGCTGTCAGCTACGCTTTTCTTACTGTAGGCGATCTCGTTTCTCGCTTAGCTATGAAAGTTCTTCCTTGTGCTACAGAGAAGCAGGTTGCCATTGCAAGTACTTTAGCTGCCGGAATGAGTCTATCTACTTGGCTCGGCGGTGTTGGTGCTTTTTGTTATTACAATGCGCTTCCGCTCCACCCGGCTGCGATGGTTGCTACTGTCATTGCTTCAGCAATTTTCGCTGCCAATTGTTGTGAATAAGAAGTCATAGATCAATTAAAGAAAAAGGCACTTAATTCTCGCAATTAAGTGCTTTTTTCTTGCCCATTCATTTTTATTCCTTCCTATCTTTTTTTTCAAATCATCATTGCTTTTGGACTAGCCTGGATTCTTCAAGTAGACGCGCATCTTGTGAAGCATGCGATCTGGGAGGTAAGAATGTTTGGCTTGGCGAAGAGCCGGCGAACCAAGATCCTGTTCCAGATTAATCCAATCATAGTGGCTGCCGAGGAATTGAGCTTGCTCTTGATAAAGATATTGGTAGAGGCCATTGAGTCGTTTATGCGCCTTGGCAAAGTGGATAACGAAGCAGCGGTCGTTTAATCGCTCGCCGATTGTCAATCCGCTTGGATAGCCATCAATATAAAAGATTCGTCCTTCCAGTGAAAGAATTTGATGCAGTTCGATGGCCTCTTTGCATGAGAGATAATCGGTTTCAGCTGCTGGCCGCAGCTGCTCTTCTTGCCATTCGTTTAAAATCATAAGCGCCTCTTCTTTTTTTTCCTGTAAAGGATAGACCTCGACCAGGTGGTTTGAGAAGAGCTGTTTAACTAAGTTTCTTTTTTTGCTTAAGTGGCGGCCCTGGAATTGAGCCAGCTTGCTGGTTTGAAATAGATAATCACTATCATCTTCTTTAAAGCTGACTTGATTGAGGTAGGGCCCAAACAATTCTAGCCATTGATCGGGAATGGGAAATAAAAAACTATTTGAATTGAGTAGGGAAAGAAGCTGGGGGAGTTTGGCTTGTTGGGGGCGAGACGTAAGCATGATAAAAGAAGAGCCTTCCCTATTGAGTCCTTGGATGTAAAGTTCATCGGCAAAAATGAGTTCGTATTGATGAAGATGCCTAAATAGGTAGAGGTTAGCGAAAGAATATTCGGACAGATCCAAGTTTAGAGCTTTAAATCTTGTTTCTAGGAGCTTTTG
Coding sequences within it:
- a CDS encoding DUF2156 domain-containing protein; protein product: MQKERLSLSHQKLLETRFKALNLDLSEYSFANLYLFRHLHQYELIFADELYIQGLNREGSSFIMLTSRPQQAKLPQLLSLLNSNSFLFPIPDQWLELFGPYLNQVSFKEDDSDYLFQTSKLAQFQGRHLSKKRNLVKQLFSNHLVEVYPLQEKKEEALMILNEWQEEQLRPAAETDYLSCKEAIELHQILSLEGRIFYIDGYPSGLTIGERLNDRCFVIHFAKAHKRLNGLYQYLYQEQAQFLGSHYDWINLEQDLGSPALRQAKHSYLPDRMLHKMRVYLKNPG